CTTCTAGCTGTGGAATGTTAGCATCTGACCATTCAAAGGGCGGTTGCAAGGTAATATGAGGCGGCGACTTTTGGGCCCCACAACTGGCATAATGATCAGCGAAGTGCTGTTTAATTTCGTTGGCGTAGTCCTGAATGTGCTGTGGTGGTAGCAGGGCGATGAAAAAACGGCTCATATAAGTTGATGTTGAACAGCGAAGCTTAAAGAATATTACAAATATATATACGATACAAAAATCAAGAGGTTGCCCGCAAATGCCTTTGTTCGTCAAAATTGAAGCTGGTAAAGTCGATAAACCGATTTTTGACCAATACGTACCCGCCCATAAAGCCTATGTTGAAGATTTGATTGCCAAAGGACACAAAGCCAGAACAGGCTATTGGGCAGGAGACAGGGGGGGAATGTTGATCTTTGAGGCGGTTTCTATGGATGAAGCCCAAGCAATTGTGGCNNNNNNNNNNNNNNNNNNNNNNNNNNNNNNNNNNNNNNNNNNNNNNNNNNNNNNNNNNNNAAAA
The window above is part of the Nodularia spumigena CCY9414 genome. Proteins encoded here:
- a CDS encoding YciI family protein, which gives rise to MPLFVKIEAGKVDKPIFDQYVPAHKAYVEDLIAKGHKARTGYWAGDRGGMLIFEAVSMDEAQAIVA